A stretch of Henckelia pumila isolate YLH828 chromosome 4, ASM3356847v2, whole genome shotgun sequence DNA encodes these proteins:
- the LOC140862854 gene encoding U-box domain-containing protein 26-like, which yields MPVGLEPLDVGVQIPSYFRCPISLELMSDPVTVCTGQTYDRSSIESWVATGNTTCPVTRVLLTDFTLIPNHTLRRLIQDWCVANRAFGVERIPTPKQPADPDLVRSLLNQASSGSALFGVRVSALRKLTGLARESEKNRAVIAAGNAREILLYVVFANVRSDLSDLSHESLAVLSMFTLSEAECTYVAADSSRVGYLVNLLFHSSIEVRANSAAVIENVVAGVRSPELRSQISSSGEVFEGVIAILTHPRAYPRALKIGIKALFALCLVKQHRHKALAAGAVDVLVDKLAVFEKCDAERALATVELLCRVPSGCAAFASHETAVPLLVKIILKISGRATEYSTGALLSLCSASERAQNDAVAAGVLTQLVLLVQSDCTARAKRKAQMLLKLLRDSWPDDSITNSDTFPGSDVAQL from the coding sequence aTGCCTGTGGGTTTGGAGCCGTTGGATGTAGGAGTGCAGATTCCGTCTTATTTCAGGTGCCCGATTTCTTTAGAGCTGATGAGTGACCCGGTTACCGTTTGTACAGGTCAAACGTACGACCGTTCAAGCATCGAATCATGGGTGGCCACCGGGAACACCACGTGTCCGGTCACCCGGGTCCTTCTCACGGATTTCACGCTTATTCCGAACCATACGCTCCGGCGGCTGATTCAGGATTGGTGTGTGGCGAACCGGGCCTTTGGGGTGGAGCGGATACCCACTCCGAAGCAGCCGGCGGACCCGGATTTGGTTCGGTCTTTGCTGAACCAGGCGTCGTCTGGATCGGCGTTGTTTGGAGTGAGGGTTTCTGCTTTGAGGAAGCTAACGGGACTCGCCCGTGAATCGGAGAAGAACCGGGCGGTTATTGCTGCTGGTAATGCTCGGGAGATTTTGCTGTATGTCGTGTTCGCGAATGTTCGGTCGGATTTATCCGATTTGAGTCACGAATCGCTCGCGGTTCTCTCGATGTTCACGCTATCCGAGGCTGAGTGTACGTACGTGGCGGCGGATTCGAGTCGGGTTGGGTACCTCGTGAATTTACTGTTCCATTCGTCGATTGAGGTTCGAGCGAACTCGGCGGCGGTTATAGAGAATGTTGTGGCGGGGGTGAGGTCGCCGGAGCTCCGATCGCAGATCAGCAGTTCGGGAGAGGTGTTCGAAGGCGTTATAGCTATTTTGACTCATCCGCGAGCGTATCCTAGGGCTCTGAAGATCGGAATCAAAGCGTTGTTCGCTTTGTGCCTGGTGAAGCAGCACCGCCACAAGGCGTTGGCGGCTGGCGCGGTGGACGTCCTGGTGGACAAGCTGGCGGTGTTCGAGAAATGCGACGCGGAGAGAGCGCTGGCGACGGTGGAGCTCCTCTGCCGCGTTCCATCCGGTTGTGCGGCGTTCGCGTCGCATGAGACGGCGGTGCCGTTGCTGGTGAAGATTATACTGAAGATCTCCGGCCGCGCCACGGAGTACTCCACCGGGGCCCTTCTGTCGCTGTGCTCGGCGTCGGAGAGGGCTCAGAACGACGCCGTGGCCGCCGGCGTGCTGACTCAGCTTGTACTTCTGGTTCAGAGCGATTGCACGGCGAGGGCGAAGCGTAAAGCTCAGATGCTGCTGAAGTTACTGCGGGACTCATGGCCCGATGACTCCATTACCAATTCGGATACTTTCCCCGGAAGCGACGTCGCACAGCTATGA